The sequence GAGATTTACGACTGGGCCGAGACGCGGGCGGTATCGGTGGATCGCGAGCTTTTAAAAAAGTACTACCGGGAGGTTACCCGGGCAGTCGATGAGCTCAAGATAAAAAACCCGGTGAGCGTCGACGTGCTGCTGGGAATGGAAGGGGTGATCAGCCGCGAGAAATCGGTTCTCCAGGAGAAGAGCCGGAATGAGGTCTTCAAGGCGGTCGAGGCGGCCATGGAAATGGCAATCAGGATGCGCCGGAGGGAAGGGGCGTCCACAGCCCGCGATTTGAAGAAATCGCTGGACGAGATCGCGGGCCGGGTGAAGACGATCGAAAAACGCTCGGGCGAGATGGCGCGCGGCCTCTACGAGAAGCTCACGAAAAGCATCGAGGCAATAGCGGGCGCGAAGATCGAGGACACAAGGCTGTACACGGAAGTCGCGATACTCGCCGACAAGCACGATGTCAACGAGGAGATCATGCGGCTGAAAGACCACATGGTGAAGTTTCGCCAGGTGATGAAGGAGAACGAGCAGGTGGGCAAGAAGCTGGACTTCCTTGCCCAGGAGATGTTTCGCGAGATCAACACGATAGGCTCCAAGGCGAACAGCTCCGAGATAGCGCACCTCGTGGTCGACATGAAGAATCATATCGACAAGATACGCGAGCAATGCAGAAATATCGTATAGGGTGTGCAGGATGAAGACAACCCTCATTAATATCGGATTTGGCAACGCCGTTGTAGCCGGGCGCGTCATCGGCGTGATCACCCCGCAGTCCGCTTCCGGGAAGCGCATTCGGGAAGAGGCCAAGGATAACAAACTGCTTATCGACGCCACCCATGGCCGGAAGACCAGGGCCATAATAATCATGGACAGCGGTCACATAGTCCTGTCCGCCATGCAGCCCGAGACCCTTTCCAACCGACTATCGAGCGATGCCGAATAGCCGCCTATCGATCGTCGTCTCCGCCCCCTCGGGAGCCGGCAAGAGCACCATAATCCGCGCCCTCCTTAAATTGGAGACGGGGCTGGAATTCTCAATTTCGACTACGACACGCCCGCCGCGCCCGGACGAGAAGGAAGGGGTGGATTACCACTTCGTATCGGAAGGGGATTTCGAGGATATGAAGAGGCACGATGAGTTCCTGGAATGGGCGATAGTTCACAACAACAAATATGCTACCTCTAAAAAAGAGGTTGACAGGATACACCGCATGGGAAAAATCCCCATATTCGACGTGGATGTACAGGGTGCCCGCGGCCTCAAAGCACGGCTGGAGAACGGGGTATTCGTGTTTGTCGTACCCCCTTCACCGTCGGTTCTACAAAAACGCCTGCGTGACAGAAATACGGAAACGGAAGATACGCTCAGGGTCCGAATGCGCACAATGGTCACCGAGTTGCAGGAATACGGAAATTTTGACTATATTGTGATCAATGACGATGTCGGGCGTGCCGTAAATGATTTCAGGGCTATCATCCAGGCCGAACGATGCAGGACGCGCCGGATGGAGCCATTTATCAGGGAGTGGGAGGTCGCACGTGATAATTCCTTTGGAAAAGCTGATAGCGTATAACCAGAACAGATATATCTTCTCGCGCGCAACGATGGTGATGGTGGATAAAATCGGGAACATCAAGGAGTACCCCGAGGAAGACACGAACTGGAAGGTTGTGCCCAATATCCTGCTTCTGGCGTTGAACGAGACTATCAAGTTTAAGCTGGGCGTGGAAGAATAAATCCGGGGCGTACGCGCTCCGTTTATAAGGAAAATAGCAAGATAAAAGCTGTTGCAGTCGTTGGACCGACCGCATCCGGGAAAACGGACCTCTCCCTCATGATCGGCGGCGGGCATTTCGAGATAGTATCGGCGGATTCCGTCCAGGTTTACCGGCTTCTCGATATCGGAAGCGGAAAGCCGGCCCCCGCGCAGCGGGAATCCGTCGTTCATCATCTGGTGGATATCGTGGACCCCGATTTCCCCTTTACCGCGGGAGATTACTGCCGCGCGGCGCGGGAAGCGATGCTGGTCATCGAGGAGCGGGGCAAAATACCGCTTTTCGTGGGCGGCACCGGTCTTTACATAGACGCCTTCTTCAAGGGCCTGGCGGAGATACCGCGTATCGACGGCCTCGTCAAGGAGGGGCTTTCCATGGAGATGGAGGTGCGGGGTCTCCCGGCGCTGTACGAAGAGCTCGGGGATATCGACGCCCCCTTCGCGGCGAGAATACATCCCAATGATCGCCAGCGCGTTCTAAGGGGACTGGAGGTGTTCAGGGGAACGGGCATCCCGCTCAGCGAATGGTTCAAAGGAACCGCGGGGGCCGATTCGCCGGAAGTCCTGTATATAGGGCTCAATCCCGACCGGGGGCTTTTGTATCGGCGCATCGACGCGCGGGTGGACCGCATGATGGAGCGGGGCTTCCTGGACGAGGTAAAGGCGCTCAGGGGCAGGGGATACGGCCCGGGGCTCAAGTCCATGAAGTCCATCGGCTACGCGGAGCTGAATTCCCACCTGGACGGGGGGCCGGGGTTTCCGGAGACCGTCGAGAAGATTAAGCTCGAAACCAGGCGGTACGCGAAACGCCAGATGACGTGGTTCAGGAAGAACCGGGAGGTGCGCTGGTTCGAGGAATTTGATCTTGCAAAAATAAAGTCCCTGATATACTCATGGTTGGAAATTAAAATATAAAGGAACCGTTCTCCGGCCGTCTGTCAAAAATTTTACTACGGGGATGTACAGATGTTAAAACAAACAAAGAATCTGCAGGACAATTATCTCAATCTCGCCCGCAAGGAGAGGGTGGACATGACCATCTATCTCATGAACGGCGTGCCGATCAAGGGGAAAGTACTGAGCTTTGATAATTTCACCATCCTCGTGGAGGTTGACAAGCGGCAGAACCTGATTTACAAGCATGCCGTATCCACGATCGTTCCGATAAAGCCGCTGCAATACCGCGAAGAGGAGATATAACGGTTCGGGGCGTGAAATGAGACGACCATATGGAATCTGGGTCGCGCTGATCCTGCTGCTTTTCATCGGGTATGCGTATTTTACCGCGGTGATCAAAATCGCGCCGGACGAGTATGCGGTTTCGGAAAACCAGCAGAACGGCGAATGCCTGCTCCTGGCGCCGGGCTACAATTTCCTGCCGCACGCCCTCATTCCGGGGAGGGTCTCCCTCACCCGGTTTCCGTGCAGGGTGTCCGAGCTGGTGGAGATCCGGCTTCCCATTCCGCCCCTTGACGAGCTTAACAGCGAGTATTACTCGATACGCATGCCGATCACCCTTGCAGTCGAAGCCGATCCGGCCCGGCTTCTTGTCGATCCGGTTCGTCTCGTGAAGGACAGACACGCGGTGATCGCCCTGTGCAAAAGGGCGCTCGAAGGTTTCTTTATGAAGGAATTCTCGCCCTACCTGGCGCCCGATTTCAACAGGGACGCCTTGATAGCGGCGATGGACGCCATGTTCAAATCGGCGCATGAGAAGCTCGCCGTGTATGCGGAGCGCCAGGGACTGCGCATCATTGCGCTGGATAGGTCGGGCGCGCTGATCGTGCCGGGGTATGGGACCTATTACGAGGGCCTCCGCTACCTGGATGAGCTTCGGGTTCTTGAAAAGAACAACCGCAAGGAGATGATCGCGCTCAATGCAGGACTGGAACGCGAGAAGCTGGCGAGGAAGGAGTTCATAGAAAAGCTCTCCGAGATAGCCCGCCTCATCAAATCGAATCCGGACCTCCTGAAATATATTTATATTGACAGGCTGGGGGACAATGTGAAAGTGATCATTGCACCCGAAAAAAGCGGGATGCCGCTGGGACTTGGCTTGGAACAGCCGGCCGAGAAAGAACCCAGGAAAACCGAAGTCGATAACCTGCGCTAGTCGCATGGTGAACGGATATTTTATTATTTGACCAGAAGGAGAGGGCTATGCCTTGCGGTAGAAAGAAAAAGAGAAAGAAGATCGCGAACCATAAACGGAAGAAGAGAAGAAGACAGAATCGTCATAAGAAAAAATAGACGCATAACGGAATCGCGAGCGCCAGGGGAGATTGGTTGATGTGCAATGCGCCGGCCAATCTCCTTTGTGTATGCGCCTCGCGAGGTGTACCGCGGAACCGGTAGAAGGGACATGACGGCACGGAAAATCAAAAAGAGCCCCTCGCAAAAAGATTCCAAGGAATCCGGATGGAAGAGGCGTGCCTCCGAGATGCGCGGCTACCAGATGGCGTATTTTATGACGACGGCGTCCGGGGATTACCTCCGTGTGGACTTCAACCTCAAGGAAAAGCGGATACGCCTCTTCATCGAGGACGCGAACGAAGGGGGGAACCCCTATTACGCGGTTGTAACCAACGGCAAGGTCATGACCGAAAAAAACGTCACCACCGGCAGGGAATCGGGGGTGATGGACAGGCTGGTAGAGAGGGCGGAATACTTCAACACCCTGCCCCCGCGCGACGTGCGCAATGCCGTTCGCGCGGTTCTGGACCAGCAGCGGAAGCCCAGCGCGAAATCGGCCGAAGTAACCGATAAAAAAGAAGGCAGGCAGGAGCTCCTGGAGCGCACCCGGCGCCGGTACTTTAAGGAAGAGGACGCCCAGGGATTCGAAACCGGCGAACCGTCTATTCGCCGGGAGGCCCCAAGACTTTTCAAGGAACTGATCGACGTGATCCTGGGGCTCGCGATCTGTATGGGCTTGTATTTTTATAACCGCGACTTCGTAATCGTGGGTATAACCGCCGGTGTTTTCGGGATGGGCATAGGAGCCTTCGACATGCTTGTCCGCGGCAGGGAGCCGTCGGTGATCAAGGTAATCCTTTTCCTGGCGGCCGGCCTGACCTCATACGTCTACGGGTACTATTACTTCTGATCCCGCCGGCCTCATTTTTTCCCTACCCCGGAATTTGTTCTTGAAATGTGCAACGGGCGTCGCTAGGATACTTCCAGGCGACGACATTCGGCCGGAGGACTTGCCACGATGGAAAAGACAGATAAAACCTCTACCTCCCTGCAAATCGTTTGTTTCAAGATTGGCAAGGAAGAGTACGGTATCGACATCCTGAAGGTCCAGGAGATATTGAAGCTCCCGAAAGTCACCCTGCTTCCCAAGTCGGCGGATCATATACTGGGCGTCATCGATCTGCGCGGGAAGGTGATTCCCATAATCAACCTGAGCAGGCGTTTCCGGATCGAGGAGAGCGGCGACCGTTCGGACAAGCGCGCGATCGTGGTGGACATCCGCGGGAAAAAGGTAGGACTCGCGATCGATTCCGTGAGCCACGTGGTTAAGGTCGAGTCGAAGGATATCGAGCCGCCGCCCCCCGTGGTCAAGGGCATATCGGGACGCTACATCGTGGGCATCGCAAAACTCGAAGACGGGTTCGTAATAGTGCTGGATATCGAACAGATTTTCACCATGGAAGAGTTAGCGGTCTAAGCCCTTCGCCTCCCGGAATTTCCTGGTCGCATCGGCCATTATTTCCTTGAGCGCAATCCCCGATTCCCGCGCGCATGCCTGGCAATCCTCGTATTCCGGCTGAACGTTGACAAGCTCGCCCCTGTAATAGCCCGTCTTTATTCGAATCTCCCTGCCGGCGATCGTGACGGACTCGAACTTGCGTTCGAGGATTTCCCGGTCCACGGGGAACGATCGAATACCCAGCGTCGTCGTCTCCCTGAAGATCATCTCCCCCAGGCGGCCGCGCAGTCCTTCCGGAGCAAGCACGGTCACCAGCGTTCCCGGCCGGCCCTTTTTCATGATAACCGGGGCGATGTACGCGTCACGTGCCCCAAGCTCGATCGCCCGGGCGATAAGGTGGGGATATATCTGCGGATTCATGTCGTCGATGGTGAACTCGATCTGGAGGAGGCTTTGAGCGGGTTCGCCGGCTTCGACCAGGATCGCCCTCGTGTACGAGGGGACGCCGTAATCCCTGGTGCCGAATCCCACGCCCGACCCGAGCGTAACGTACCCGGCCGTCCCTTGTATCTGCGCCCCGAGCGCGACGAGAATGGCAGCGGCGGTGGGGGTGATCATTTCCCCGGTGCGGGGCGTGATGCGGATGCGAAAGCCCCGGCTGAGCTCGAGCACCGCGGGAACGGGCTCGGGCATTTCGCCGTGCCGGGTGACGACCGTGCCGGAGCCGAAACAGAAATCGGTGAAGAGTATTGTGCCGATACCGAGCATCCGCACGCCCAGGCAAAAAGCGGCGATGTCGACGATGCTGTCCAGCGCTCCCACCTCGTGAAAATGCACGTGTTCGATTTCGGAGCCATGAACCGCTGCCTCGGCGCGGGCGAGGGTGGTGAAGACCTTCATGATGTCGTCCTTTTCGCCGCGCTCCAGATTCGCGGCCTCCATGATCGCGCGGATATCCGAAAGGTGCCGTTCGCGGGTCTCTTCGCGCGCCGATACGCCGGCACGCATTCCCCGGATGTGGTGCTTGATTATGCGGTCCGGGCGCAGCTCCCAGCCTGAAAGCCCGAGGCCCTGGAGGCGCGTACGCAGTGCGTCCGGGTCCAGTCCCAGGTCCAGCAGCGCGGCGAGCAGCATGTCCCCCGAAGCGCCCAGTTGGATGTCGAAGATGACCGCCTTCACGGGGCCGGCTCCGCAAGCTTCGCTGCGGCGCGGAGTATCTTGAAGGCGAGAAAGGCGGCGCCAAAACCGTTGTCGATATTCATCACGGCGACGCCCGGGACGCACGAATTGAGCATCCCCAGGAGGGGCGCGAGTCCCTGGAACGAGGCCCCGTATCCCACCGAGGTGGGAACCGCGATCACCGGTGCCTGGACGAGCCCGGCCACGACCGAGGCAAGGGCGCCCTCCATACCCGCGACCACGATCACGACGGATGCCGACTCGATCTGCTCCCGGTAATGCATGAGGCGGTGTATGCCGGCGACGCCGATGTCGCCCTGCGTGGCGGCATCCAGCCCGAGCATGCGTGCGGTTTCCTCCGCCTCGCCCGCGACGGGAAGGTCGGAGGTGCCGGCGGTGACGATAAGCACTTTTCCCCTGATTTTTTCGGGCTCGTGGACGAGCGCCGTGACGGTTCGGGCGGTTTCGTGGTAAACCGCGGCGGGAATCGCGGCCTTGATCGCGTCGCTGGTCTCCCTGTTGGCGCGGGTCGCGAGCAGGTTGGAGCCCCTGGCGACGATCTTTCCGGCGATGGCCGCGGACTGTGCGGGGGTCTTCCCCTCGCAGAAGATCACCTCCGGGAATCCCCAGCGCAGCTCCCGGTGATGATCGATTTTCGCGAACGAGAGATCTTCAAACTGGAGCGACGCGAGCGCCGATACGACTTCCCGCTCCTCGATATCGCCCCGCTTGAAACGGGCAAGCATTTCCTTGAGCTGCGATTCTCGCATGGGGGTCAGTATGCCGCGATTAATATAGTTTCGATTTCGTCCCGGGAGAGCGGTCGGGGCGCGTTTTCCAGGAAGGGATAGGAGAGCGCGATTTCCGCGATGCGCGAAAATTCGGTCTTGGGCAGGTCGAAGTGGGACAGGCGTTGGGGTATGTCTGTGTCGATCTCGAGCTTCCGGACGCCCTCGACCGCCTTAATGGCGGCCTCGATGACCGTGATTTCCCGCACGTCCTCGTCCATGACCTTGGACATCTGCACGTACTTGCCGGGGGAGGAGGTGAGATTGTATTCCATGACATGCGGGAGAAGGAGGGCCATCGCCTGGGGGACCGTGACGTCGGTCCTTGATGACAGGGCGAGCGCGATCGCCATGCTTACCGACAGGTTGCAGACGGTAAACGCGATGCCGGACATCACGGACGCCATCGCCAGGTTCGCGCGCGCCGTGATGTTCGCCGGTTCCCGGTATGCCAGGGGCAGGAACTTGAAGGTAAGGTCGATCGCCTTGAGCGCGTAGGTATTCACCATCTGGTTGGTGGTTTTGGAAATGACCGATTCCGTGGCCAGGGACAGCGCCGAAATGCTCGCGTACGCGGTGGATTCGTCGTCGATCACCGTCGAGAAGGAGGGATCGATCACCGTGGCGCGCGGGTAGAGATACCTGTGGGCGTATACCTGCTTGAAATGGTTCTTGATTTCGTTGATATAGAGCTGCGGTAAAATCTCGAACCCGAACACGGGTTGCGTGGGTATGGTCACCAGCGGCAGCGGCGCATTCACGTGCGGGTTCTCGAAGAGATCGTCGCAGAACAGGAAGTTGGTCGCGAGCAGGGAGACCGCCTTTGCGACATTTATTGAATCGATCCCCCCGAACCCGAGGATCACGTCGCAATGGGACTTCTTGGCGAAATAGGTGGCGGAATCGACGTACTCGGTATTGGGGGAATCCACAAGGTCATCGTACACGATGAGAGAGACCTCGGAACCGTGAAGGCTGTGGGAGACGCGGTCGAGCGCCTCCGAAAATTTCTGGAGATCGCGCGGGGTGGTGATTATGAGCGCGCGCGACCCGATCGCGCTCACGATGCCCCCGAGCTCGGATACGACGTCCTGCTTGAGGTAGACCTCGGTCGGGATATAGAAATCGGGGACGGTGATGGATTTAATCGCGGTGGCCATTTTCTGCAGGGATAAAAAAAGCGGATGGTTTCCTCCGCTTTTTCCTCATCATGATGTACCTGCTCCCTTTACTTGCGCAACAGGTAGGTGGCGATCCGGTCCGCTACCATTTTGAGCACCTGGTCGTCGTTGAACTTGTCGTAGGTGCCGTCCTGGATACGGGCCTTGATTTCCCTCACCCTCTCGGTGCGTATGTCGGGCGTTTCCTTGACGATCTGGGTGTATTTGGACAGCTCGGCCGCCTGTTTGGCCTCCGAGGAAATTTCGATCTGGTCGGCCCTTCCGGTCTCGCGCGCCTTGGGCGTCGCTTTCGTACCCTTGGGTTCGACGATGTTGTTAATGTTGCCGATTTTATCAATAACCATGGTCATTGCCCTCTTACTCTATCTGTTACAATTATCGGCGCAATTTGTCAAATCTTTAATGAATAATGACTCATCCGCACGATTCATGCCTAAATATACCGAAATCGCTGGAATTCAGCAAGCGGCCCGGGCCTTGATTCAGGCTTCATCATCTTCCGCGGGCAGGGCGGTTCCGGACGGTCGATTCCACACGGCGATGGTGAATTCGCCCTTCTGGGTGAGCCCGTCCAGCCCCTGCGCGATCTCCGGGGCCTCGCCCGTGATAATCTCTTCATGGTACTTCGTCATTTCGCGGCCGATTGCGATCCGGGACGTCGGGAATATCGTGCACAGCAGGGCAAGGAGCCTTTTTGCCCGGTACGGCGATTCGTACATGACGATTACGGACTCGATATCGCGGTAGCGCTCCAGTTCCCTCCGCATACGCCCCTCGCGCTTGCTCAGGAATCCCGTGAAGATGACGGTTTTCCCGGCGAAACCCGCCACGGACAAAAGCGTTGGGAGGGCCGATGCGCCCGGTATGGGGACAACCGGTATGCCCGCCAGGTGCGCCGCCTCGACGAGCCTTGATCCCGGATCGGAGACCCCGGGCGTTCCGGAATCGGTGAGGTAGGCGATGGATTCCCCCCCCTTCAGGACGTCGAGCGCCTCGCCGATACGGCCTTCGGACGAATGCGCGTGCAGCGAGCGCGCCGATATCTTGATCCCGTAATGTTCCAGGAGCTTGCGCGTCTGGCGCGTGTCCTCGCAGTAGACGCACTTCGTCTCTTCCCTGAGTATCCTGAGCGCCCTGAAGGTGATATCTTCCAGGTTGCCGATGGGCGAGGCTATAACATAAAGCGTTCCCGTGTTCATTCGAATTCTTCCATTTTAAAGTCAAGCGGGGCATTCCACGCCGTCGCGTCTTCCGCGTGCTCCGTGATCTCACCCAGGGAATCAATGACCGCGATGATGTCCGCGTAAGTATCCAGGTGGACGAGGGTGTCGCGGATCCGGGACGCGTTCTTTACGCCGTGCACGTAGCGCACCAGGTGCTTGCGCATGAGGATGAGGCCGTAATTCCCGAAGCGCTCTACCATGAGATCGATATGCGCGCGGATGACCGCGGCGCGCTCGGCCATGGAAGGCTGCCTGCCGCTGAATATCCAGGGATTTCCAAGCGCTCCCCTTCCGATCATGACCGCCGCGCACCCGGATTCCGCAAGGCGATGTAGCGCCTGGTCATGCGATACGATGTCCCCGTTGCCGATCACGGGAATCGAGGCGAGCGCGCGAATTTCCGCGATGGCCTCCCAATCGGCGCGGCCGGAATAGCGCTGGGACCGGGTGCGTCCGTGCACGGTCACGAAGGAAATTCCCGAACCTTCGAGCACGCGCAGGGTTTCGCGGTAATTCCTGGAATCGTCGTCCCAGCCGAGACGGATCTTCGCGGACACGGGGATGTGCGCCCGTTTTACCACGGCTGTCGCGATCTCACCCAGCAGGTCCAGGTCCCGGAGAAGCGCGGCCCCCGATCCGCTGTGGCACACCTTGGGGGCGCAGCACCCCATGTTGATGTCGATGAGATCGGGACCAAGCTCGCAGACGAGCTCGGCGGCCTGGGCCATGCGGTCCGCATCCATGCCGAATATCTGGATGCCCAGGGGACGCTCTTCGGCAGAAAAATGCATGAGCTCCATGGTCTTCCTGCATCCTCGCACTATTCCCTCGGCGCTGATGAGCTCGGTATAGGTAATTCCCGCGCCGTGACGCCGGACGATCCTCCTGAAGGGAGAATCGGTGAAGCCCGCGATGGGGGCCATCAGCAGGGGGCTTTCCAGGTGGAGTGTACCGAGTGTCGTCATAGGATATCCGCGCGTTCAGCATCCCGCCCGCGGCGTTGTATGTGCAATGATTTTTTTAGGACGCGGCCCATAAATCGGCCGACCGTGCGGTCATCCGCAATTCAATATTTTTCTTGATTTAGGAGGGAGCGCCCCCTAGGATTCGTGTATCGGACCCCCCGATATACACTAAAAATTTCCAAGGAGATTCCCGATGAAACGATTGCTCGCAATGGCGGCCGCCCTGCTTTTCGCGTGCGCCATACCGCTCATAGCGGCGGATAAGACGATCACCATTCTCCATACGAACGACTTGCATTCTCATCTCATGGGCTTTTCGCCCGAGCTCGACTATACCCCCGCGAAGGCCGGGGATGACGCCACGATAGGAGGCTACGCGCGGCTCGCGACCGCGATAAAAACGGAGCGGAAGGCGCGCACCAACCCGGTTCTTCTCCTGGACGCGGGCGACTTTACCATGGGTTCGCTGTTCCACATGGCCGCGCGCGAGGAGGCCTTCGAGCTCAGGATCATGAAGGCCATGGGATACGATATGGTCACCCTGGGAAACCATGAATTCGACCTTATGCCGAAGGGCCTCGCCGGCATATTGACCGCGGGTGCGGCGAAGGGGATGCCCGAAATCGTCTTCTCCAGCGCGATCTTTTCCGCCGAGAGCGACAAGGACGACTCGCTCGAAGCGGTTTTCAAGAAGGGTGTCGTTAAATCCTACACCGTGAAGATCATTGACGGGATTAAGGTCGGATTTTTCGGGGTGATCGGCGATATCGCGATCGGGGATTCGCCCTTCGCGTCACCGGTGAAATTCAAGAACAAGATCGAGGCGTCCAGGGAGATGGTGAAGCTCCTGCGCGAGCAGGAGAAGGCGGAGATGGTGATTTGTATCTCGCACAGCGGGCTTTACCTTGGCAGCGAATCGGAGGACGAGGCGCTCGCAAAGCAGGTACCGGGTATTGACGTGATTGTAAGCGGGCACACCCACACCATGCAGGACAAGCCCCTGCTGGTGAACGGCGTGATAATCGTGCAGGCCTACGAATACGGCAAGTTTTTAGGCGTACTGGACGTGGCCTGGGCAAACGGAAAGGCGAGTGTGGAAAAGTACAAGCTCGTCGAAATAAACGACAGCATCCCCGCCGACATGACCATCCAGGGCCAGATCGACGGGTTCATCGCGTACATCGACCAGGCCGTGCTGCGCGAGCATAACCTTTCATACTGGAAGGTGATCGCGGAAACCGGATTCGATCTTAAAACGATCGAGGACGAGTCCCCGATAGGCAATCTCATCACCGACTCGATCCGCTGGTATGTGAACAAATACGATTCCGATCCCGCGGACCCGGTGACGAAAGTGGCGCTGGGCGTGGAATCGAACGGGGTCATCCGTGACCACCTGCTCAAGGGAAAAACCGGGAAGGTGTGCGTGGCGGACGTGTTCCGCACCATCCCGCTGGGCGTGGGCATGGACGACACGATGGCCTATCCCCTTGTCACCATCTACGTGTACGCATCCGAGATCAAAAAGGCCTTGGAAGTGCTCACCAGCATATATCCCATGAAGGGGAATGATTACTTCCTGCAGTTGTCGGGGGTCAAGTTCACCTACAATCCGCACCGCGTGATTTTCGACCGTGTCACGGAGATATGGCTGGGGAGCGAAGAAGAGGGGTTCAAGGAGCTCGATTACTCGAGCGGCAACACCCAGCTCTACCGCATCGCCGCGAACATCTACGATACGACCTTCCTCAAAGTCGTGGGGGACTACACCTTCCATTTCCTCGACATAGTTCCCAAAGACCGCAAAGGCCAGACCGTTACGAGCCTGGTCGATCAGCGCGTCGATGCCGACAAGAACAAGCCCGGTATCCAGGAGCTTAAGGAATGGGTGGGGGTGATGGATTTTATCCGCTCCTTCAAGGATACGGATAACGACGGTACGCCGGATATTCCCGCGAAATACGCGAAGTCCCAGGGCAGGATCGTGAAGCAGCCGAGCTGGAATCCGGTATCGCTTCTTTCGAGGGGCACCAAGCTTACCTGGATCGCGTTCGCCGCGTTTATCGTGTTTATTGCGCTCATTGCGCTTGTCGTGCGTATAGTGCGAAAAAAATTCATGGTAAAAGAAATGAGTTAGTTTTTTCAGGCCCTCGTCCGGATTAAGGGTGGGGGCCGGTGCTTCACGGCATTGAATCGATAAGGGGCGGCGGTCCTCCACACAAGGACCGCCGCCCCTTTTTTTTGGGTGTGCGGATTTGTCCCGGGGGAAGACATGTTTGCACAGGCGGTTTCATTCGCGACGCAGGGGATCGATGCGCACGTAGTGGAGATCGAGGTCGATATCGTGAAGGGATTGCCCGGCTTCATCATCGTGGGCCTGCCGGATTCCACGATACGCGAGGCGAGGGAGCGTATCCGCTCCGCGGTTGAAAATTCAGGATACGAGTTTCCCCCTAAAAATTACGTGGTAAACCTTGCGCCCGCCGGTTTCAGGAAACAGGGGGCGAATTTCGATCTCCCGATCGCCCTGGCCATTTTGAAAGCGACCGGGCAGCTGGCCTGCGAGCTTCGCGCGATGCCCATGGTGGGGGAGCTCGCCCTGAACGGCCGTGTGAAACCCGTGAGGGGAATCATCTCCATGGCGATCAGGCTCATGCGTCACGGGTATGAAAGGATAGTCGTTCCCCATGAAAACCGGAACGAGGCGGCGGCCATCGAGGGAATCGCGATATTCCCCGTTTCGTCGATCGCCGAGGCGATCGAGGCTTGCCGCGGGAACGTCCCGCATTACCGGGGAGGCCCCGGCCCCTGCCGCGAATCCCTGTTCAGGAACGATTTCAGTGAGGTGCGGGGACAGGAAACCGCGAAACGCGCTATCGAGATCGCGGCTGCAGGGCACCACAATATCCTCTTGTACGGTCCCCCCGGATCGGGCAAAACCATGCTCGCGCGGCGCATCCCCACGATCCTGCCCGCCATCACGAGGGAGCAGGCGATCGGCAGCACGATGATCCATTCGCTGGGGGGCATGCTGGGCCCCGGGGAGGGGCTCATCACGGAGCCGCCCTTCAGGGCGCCGCATCACACGAGCTCCGACGCGGCGCTGGTGGGCGGGGGAAGGATACCCTCGGTCGGGGAGATTTCCCTTGCGCATAACGGTATTCTGTTCCTGGACGAGTTCGTTGAA is a genomic window of Spirochaetota bacterium containing:
- a CDS encoding YicC family protein; this translates as MESMTGYGFAERTAPQFSFSTEIRSLNSKYLEIEVNLPRIMRNDESELESVLKKGFGRGKVQLSIEIYDWAETRAVSVDRELLKKYYREVTRAVDELKIKNPVSVDVLLGMEGVISREKSVLQEKSRNEVFKAVEAAMEMAIRMRRREGASTARDLKKSLDEIAGRVKTIEKRSGEMARGLYEKLTKSIEAIAGAKIEDTRLYTEVAILADKHDVNEEIMRLKDHMVKFRQVMKENEQVGKKLDFLAQEMFREINTIGSKANSSEIAHLVVDMKNHIDKIREQCRNIV
- a CDS encoding DUF370 domain-containing protein yields the protein MKTTLINIGFGNAVVAGRVIGVITPQSASGKRIREEAKDNKLLIDATHGRKTRAIIIMDSGHIVLSAMQPETLSNRLSSDAE
- a CDS encoding guanylate kinase, whose translation is MPNSRLSIVVSAPSGAGKSTIIRALLKLETGLEFSISTTTRPPRPDEKEGVDYHFVSEGDFEDMKRHDEFLEWAIVHNNKYATSKKEVDRIHRMGKIPIFDVDVQGARGLKARLENGVFVFVVPPSPSVLQKRLRDRNTETEDTLRVRMRTMVTELQEYGNFDYIVINDDVGRAVNDFRAIIQAERCRTRRMEPFIREWEVARDNSFGKADSV
- the miaA gene encoding tRNA (adenosine(37)-N6)-dimethylallyltransferase MiaA; this encodes MNPGRTRSVYKENSKIKAVAVVGPTASGKTDLSLMIGGGHFEIVSADSVQVYRLLDIGSGKPAPAQRESVVHHLVDIVDPDFPFTAGDYCRAAREAMLVIEERGKIPLFVGGTGLYIDAFFKGLAEIPRIDGLVKEGLSMEMEVRGLPALYEELGDIDAPFAARIHPNDRQRVLRGLEVFRGTGIPLSEWFKGTAGADSPEVLYIGLNPDRGLLYRRIDARVDRMMERGFLDEVKALRGRGYGPGLKSMKSIGYAELNSHLDGGPGFPETVEKIKLETRRYAKRQMTWFRKNREVRWFEEFDLAKIKSLIYSWLEIKI
- the hfq gene encoding RNA chaperone Hfq, which encodes MLKQTKNLQDNYLNLARKERVDMTIYLMNGVPIKGKVLSFDNFTILVEVDKRQNLIYKHAVSTIVPIKPLQYREEEI
- a CDS encoding purine-binding chemotaxis protein CheW, with the translated sequence MEKTDKTSTSLQIVCFKIGKEEYGIDILKVQEILKLPKVTLLPKSADHILGVIDLRGKVIPIINLSRRFRIEESGDRSDKRAIVVDIRGKKVGLAIDSVSHVVKVESKDIEPPPPVVKGISGRYIVGIAKLEDGFVIVLDIEQIFTMEELAV
- the larC gene encoding nickel pincer cofactor biosynthesis protein LarC; the encoded protein is MKAVIFDIQLGASGDMLLAALLDLGLDPDALRTRLQGLGLSGWELRPDRIIKHHIRGMRAGVSAREETRERHLSDIRAIMEAANLERGEKDDIMKVFTTLARAEAAVHGSEIEHVHFHEVGALDSIVDIAAFCLGVRMLGIGTILFTDFCFGSGTVVTRHGEMPEPVPAVLELSRGFRIRITPRTGEMITPTAAAILVALGAQIQGTAGYVTLGSGVGFGTRDYGVPSYTRAILVEAGEPAQSLLQIEFTIDDMNPQIYPHLIARAIELGARDAYIAPVIMKKGRPGTLVTVLAPEGLRGRLGEMIFRETTTLGIRSFPVDREILERKFESVTIAGREIRIKTGYYRGELVNVQPEYEDCQACARESGIALKEIMADATRKFREAKGLDR